One Oryza glaberrima chromosome 11, OglaRS2, whole genome shotgun sequence genomic region harbors:
- the LOC127755350 gene encoding pectinesterase-like has product MAAARPRLRRPHVLCSLLLVMVMPCAISAADLASDGRGRLLQVAMDQAARALAEARARRDDPRDGVARRGAAQAWADCDQLVAFAVGHLNRTVAAAARGVDGDDVAAWLSAARTTVGTCLDGFGELGASPGPEFAAALANVSRLVTDALAATALRRGTEDGARAATNSGDDDGRMLPLDMARPGDADVVVAKDGTGHFCTVGEALKAAARRATNGGGRTVVYVKAGVYNENVEVWTTNLVLFGDGIGRTVITGSRSVRGGYTTFSSATFAVNADGFVACGVTFRNAAGAGSGQAVALRASGDRVAFYRCSFEGHQDTLYAHTLRQFYRECAVAGTVDFIFGNAAAVLQRCSIRVRRPPLPGQPAVVTAQGRVDRYERTGFAIHGGRVTAAARFGAPGAAPAPFETYLGRPWKEFSRVVYMEAYMDGTVGAAGWLAWDGTAFAQSTAFYGEYRNSGPGSGTEGRVRWGGYHVITDPGVAAEFTAGEMVNAGEWLGSTGVPFTPGL; this is encoded by the exons atggcggcggcgagaccgAGACTGAGACGGCCTCATGTCCTCTGCTCTCTCCTCCTCGTGATGGTCATGCCGTGTGCGATCTCGGCCGCTGATCTGGCGTCGGACGGTCGTGGGAGGTTGCTTCAGGTGGCCATGGACCAGGCCGCGCGCGCCCTCGCCGAGGCCCGGGCGCGCCGGGACGACCCGCGCGACGGCGTGGCGCGCCGGGGCGCCGCCCAGGCATGGGCCGACTGCGACCAGCTCGTGGCGTTCGCCGTCGGGCACCTGAACCGGacggtcgccgcggcggcgaggggggttgacggcgacgacgtggcGGCGTGGCTCAGCGCCGCGCGCACCACCGTGGGCACGTGCCTCGACGGGTTCGGCGAGCTCGGCGCGTCCCCCGGGCCGGagttcgccgccgcgctggcgaACGTGTCGAGGCTGGTGACCGACGCGCTCGCGGCCACCGCGCTCCGGCGCGGGACGGAGGATGGCGCGCGTGCTGCAACAAACTCAGGAGATGACGACGGCCGGATGCTCCCACTCGACATGGCGAGGCCGGGAGACGCCGACGTGGTCGTGGCGAAGGACGGGACGGGCCATTTCTGCACCGTCGGCGAGGCTctcaaggcggcggcgaggcgggcgacgAACGGTGGCGGGAGGACCGTGGTGTACGTCAAGGCGGGCGTGTACAACGAGAACGTCGAGGTGTGGACCACCAACTTAGTGCTCTTCGGCGACGGCATTGGCCGGACGGTGATCACCGGAAGCCGCAGCGTCCGGGGAGGCTACACCACCTTCAGCTCAGCCACATTCG CCGTGAATGCCGATGGCTTCGTGGCGTGCGGCGTCACGTTCAGGAACGCGGCGGGCGCCGGGTCcgggcaggcggtggcgctCCGCGCCAGCGGCGACCGCGTCGCGTTCTACCGGTGCAGCTTCGAGGGCCACCAGGACACGCTGTACGCGCACACGCTCCGCCAGTTCTACCGCGagtgcgccgtcgccggcaccgTCGACTTCATATTCGgcaacgcggcggcggtgctccagCGCTGCAGCAtccgcgtccgccgcccgccgctcccgGGGCAGCCCGCCGTGGTCACCGCGCAGGGCCGCGTCGACCGGTACGAGCGCACCGGGTTCGCCATCCACGGCGGCCGCGTCACCGCCGCGGCCAGGTTCGGCGCccccggcgcggcgccggcgccgttcgAGACGTACCTGGGGCGGCCATGGAAGGAGTTCTCCCGGGTGGTGTACATGGAGGCGTACATGGACGGCACGGTGGGCGCGGCGGGGTGGCTGGCGTGGGACGGCACGGCGTTCGCGCAGAGCACGGCGTTCTACGGCGAGTACAGGAACTCCGGCCCGGGGTCCGGCACGGAGGGGAGGGTGAGGTGGGGTGGGTACCATGTCATCACCGATcccggcgtggcggcggagttCACCGCCGGCGAGATGGTGAACGCCGGCGAGTGGTTGGGCTCCACCGGTGTCCCTTTCACTCCTGGACTCTAG